In Bacteroidota bacterium, a single window of DNA contains:
- a CDS encoding glycosyltransferase family 2 protein, giving the protein MTKEKLKYVIVLVNYNNWSDTVECVRSLGQGGVGDDSILIIENGSTDNSFDKLSECLSSVKVLHNDHNLGFSGANNIGIRYAADRSAEYVILLNNDTLVEQNAIVTLLRQMDHHTNASIGTGLITYYPEKKKIWYAGGKLVGWRGLAVHRYRDESVDVGSAKKEPEFVTFASGCYLCLRVADLPRLGFLDERFFLYLEDIEYSARAVKNGLRLLYVPSSVIYHKCRGERLLKAQTLYYAVRNRNLLIDTSFPLIAKCYFYFVIRLKMTVWYFTDRMLYEASRKGLRDFKKNIVGQYQ; this is encoded by the coding sequence ATGACAAAGGAGAAGCTTAAATACGTCATTGTGTTGGTGAATTACAATAACTGGTCTGATACAGTCGAATGTGTCCGGTCATTGGGACAAGGAGGCGTCGGGGATGATAGTATCCTCATTATTGAAAACGGATCGACCGACAATTCATTCGATAAATTGTCGGAATGTCTTTCCAGCGTGAAGGTCCTTCACAACGATCATAACCTCGGTTTTTCCGGGGCCAACAACATTGGCATTCGCTATGCGGCCGATCGCTCTGCCGAGTACGTCATTTTATTAAATAACGATACGCTGGTTGAACAGAATGCGATTGTAACCCTTCTCCGGCAAATGGACCATCACACCAATGCCTCCATCGGCACCGGGCTGATTACATATTACCCCGAAAAGAAAAAAATTTGGTACGCGGGCGGAAAACTTGTTGGGTGGAGAGGGCTGGCTGTTCACCGATATAGAGACGAATCAGTCGATGTCGGCTCGGCGAAGAAAGAACCCGAATTCGTGACATTCGCAAGCGGATGTTATCTCTGTCTCAGAGTCGCGGACCTGCCCAGGCTGGGATTCCTGGATGAGAGGTTTTTTCTGTATCTTGAAGATATCGAATACTCGGCCAGGGCGGTTAAAAATGGTCTGAGACTCCTGTATGTTCCGTCTTCCGTCATTTATCATAAGTGCAGGGGAGAGCGCTTGTTGAAGGCTCAAACGCTGTATTATGCCGTACGAAATAGGAACTTGCTCATCGATACTTCATTTCCGTTGATCGCCAAATGCTATTTCTATTTTGTGATAAGGTTGAAAATGACGGTGTGGTACTTCACGGACAGAATGCTGTATGAGGCGTCGCGGAAAGGGCTGAGAGATTTCAAAAAGAATATTGTTGGTCAATATCAGTAG
- a CDS encoding glycosyltransferase, with translation MIAPFWTNPFHVGVYRMERFIRWLSKEGNRIVLLSAGVRDNVQEQPWGVEITLKDPLKMSGKYTDHKDGRKDKYRYLRRAWRFFSYVSIIPDQTIFWAMRIKRNSIVKEHLRDVALVLSSSPPESSHVASLEISRTCGAPLIIDLRDGWLDEPLRPIVDQLWLRRFLESRLEEKIIAKADAILVTSERWKEQLGERYPHASAKTTVLTNGYPVANDRVKNSTAKIPGSKAITLVHSGQFYASSRTRKIGSLLDPILGGGQHGGVARKIDIRLLGNLEPPDLNEFDRWKEKIAGLGWTLSHVPRVPRSAALEMIQEANGLLLLSASNAAIPSKLFEYIAALKPILAVTPRGSAVWKLCGRIPQVYLFDSFSGKEKDYSTVTEFLSACRSGNYQTDVPIEFSDEYLSRIFNGVVDGIRRH, from the coding sequence TTGATAGCCCCATTTTGGACCAACCCTTTCCACGTCGGGGTCTATCGGATGGAGCGGTTTATCAGATGGCTGAGCAAGGAAGGGAACCGGATTGTCCTTCTCAGTGCGGGGGTGAGAGATAACGTGCAGGAACAGCCGTGGGGCGTTGAAATAACGCTCAAGGATCCCTTGAAAATGTCCGGTAAATACACAGACCACAAAGACGGACGGAAGGATAAATATCGCTACCTGCGGCGGGCATGGCGTTTTTTTTCCTATGTCTCAATAATCCCCGATCAAACTATTTTTTGGGCCATGAGGATTAAGAGGAACTCGATCGTGAAAGAACACCTTCGCGATGTGGCCCTCGTGCTCTCCTCAAGTCCCCCTGAGTCGTCTCACGTCGCATCTCTTGAAATATCGCGCACATGTGGTGCGCCCCTGATCATCGATTTGCGCGACGGCTGGCTTGACGAACCCTTGCGCCCGATTGTCGATCAATTGTGGTTGCGAAGGTTTCTTGAGAGCCGGCTGGAAGAAAAGATCATCGCCAAAGCCGACGCAATTCTTGTGACGTCGGAGCGATGGAAGGAACAATTGGGGGAGCGATACCCTCATGCTTCGGCAAAAACGACGGTTCTTACGAACGGTTATCCAGTGGCCAACGACCGTGTGAAAAACAGCACGGCGAAGATCCCTGGTTCGAAGGCTATTACGCTGGTGCATTCGGGACAATTCTATGCGTCAAGCCGCACACGGAAAATTGGATCTCTTCTAGATCCGATTCTCGGAGGAGGACAGCATGGCGGGGTGGCTCGGAAGATTGACATTAGGCTCCTTGGAAATTTAGAACCCCCTGACCTCAACGAATTTGACCGATGGAAGGAAAAAATCGCCGGCCTCGGATGGACCCTGTCCCATGTTCCCCGGGTCCCGCGCAGCGCAGCGCTGGAAATGATCCAGGAGGCCAACGGCCTGCTGTTGCTCTCCGCGTCAAACGCGGCGATACCGAGCAAGCTATTTGAGTACATTGCTGCATTAAAACCGATTCTGGCGGTAACGCCCCGGGGAAGTGCGGTGTGGAAATTATGCGGGCGAATTCCTCAGGTCTATCTGTTCGACAGCTTCTCCGGCAAGGAAAAGGACTATTCTACGGTGACAGAATTTCTCAGCGCATGCCGGTCGGGGAATTATCAAACAGACGTTCCAATAGAATTTAGCGATGAATATTTGTCAAGAATATTCAACGGTGTGGTGGATGGAATTCGAAGGCACTGA
- a CDS encoding glycosyltransferase yields MDSAPKPVIVHLVTPYLFLTGSWIYSQLTGLEHFRNVVFSQRSEHRDRFPFKDVFTPDDFSMPEQLVNRAWRRATDRYGLFFEKTVRELKPSLFQAHLGYEGARWLGFVERMGLPLFTTFYGVDASKLGKIPSWQKRYEGLFDYGTAFLAEGSFLKRQLVDLGCPSDKIIIQHLGVELKKYPQKQFEGRKAKRRLILLQVSSFREKKGIQYSLEAVALLRKAGCEVEFRLIGSGDEPEAEERIRSLVLRLNIGDCVSLLGPRGHHETIEEMVKADIFLHPSVTAADGDNEGGAPVGIIEASAVGLPVVSTVHADIPEVVLDRVTGSLVPERDSVKLAEELSRLIQAPETMAAFGKAGREHIAENYNLTTQLQKLENIYASYLR; encoded by the coding sequence ATGGATAGTGCGCCGAAGCCCGTCATCGTTCATCTTGTTACCCCCTATTTGTTCCTCACCGGTTCCTGGATCTATTCTCAATTGACCGGACTGGAGCATTTCCGCAACGTCGTGTTTTCACAACGTTCCGAGCACCGGGATCGGTTCCCGTTCAAAGACGTCTTCACGCCAGACGATTTTTCCATGCCCGAGCAGTTGGTCAATAGAGCATGGCGGCGTGCAACCGACCGTTACGGCCTTTTTTTTGAAAAGACAGTTCGAGAACTGAAGCCGTCGCTGTTCCAGGCCCATCTCGGATATGAAGGAGCCCGCTGGCTCGGCTTTGTCGAGCGGATGGGCTTGCCGTTGTTTACGACATTTTATGGAGTCGATGCTTCCAAACTGGGAAAAATACCGTCGTGGCAAAAAAGGTATGAGGGGCTCTTTGATTATGGTACCGCCTTCCTTGCGGAAGGGAGTTTCTTAAAAAGACAATTGGTCGATCTTGGATGTCCCAGCGACAAGATCATTATTCAACATCTTGGGGTTGAACTCAAAAAATACCCGCAAAAACAATTCGAAGGACGGAAAGCAAAACGGAGGCTCATTCTTCTCCAGGTTTCATCGTTTCGAGAAAAAAAAGGGATCCAATATTCTCTGGAAGCTGTGGCGCTTCTGCGGAAGGCCGGTTGCGAAGTTGAATTTCGTCTGATCGGCTCCGGCGACGAGCCGGAAGCCGAAGAGCGAATTCGATCATTGGTCCTCCGGCTGAATATCGGAGATTGTGTCTCCCTTCTGGGCCCTCGAGGCCATCACGAAACTATAGAAGAAATGGTCAAGGCGGATATTTTCCTCCATCCAAGCGTGACCGCAGCCGACGGGGACAATGAAGGGGGTGCGCCGGTCGGGATCATTGAAGCGAGTGCAGTGGGACTTCCTGTTGTTTCTACCGTGCACGCAGATATTCCCGAGGTGGTTCTCGACCGGGTCACAGGATCCCTGGTTCCGGAAAGAGATAGCGTAAAACTCGCCGAAGAACTCTCGCGCCTCATTCAGGCGCCTGAAACCATGGCGGCGTTCGGCAAGGCCGGCAGAGAGCACATCGCTGAAAACTATAACCTTACGACTCAGCTACAAAAGCTGGAAAACATTTACGCATCATATCTCCGATGA